A region from the Diadema setosum chromosome 17, eeDiaSeto1, whole genome shotgun sequence genome encodes:
- the LOC140240431 gene encoding kynurenine--oxoglutarate transaminase 3-like: MPRLTIPILQSLHRLCRSASHLPIATASPSHPSCQQPRRTVETMATGRLQTAEHLRGLEGSVWVEFGKLATEAKAINLGQGFPDFAPPNPVTEALTDILKPSSNPLMNQYTRSYGHIRLVNAIAALYSKFMGREVDPMNGVLVSVGAYGSLYYAINSHFNPGDECIIIEPFFDCYEPMVRMARGVPRFIPLRPKHDKVTSTRDFYLDTDELKSLFNKKTKAIIVNNPNNPLGKIFSKEELTVIADLCKEHDVMCISDEVYEHLVYSGNEFTRMATLPGMWDRTITVCSAGKIFSATGWKLGWSIGPPHLIKNCQTLHQNCVYTCPTLIQEAVARGLELEFSRLGQPDCYFLELPRELEEKREKISKLLKECSLIPIMPEGGYFMMAKYGHLGVDVSEFGDGPEDYKFVRFLTKTQGVATIPCSAFYSQEHKSLGEPYIRFCFIKDDCTIEKAAEKLKTFSNSLKA, encoded by the exons GAAACCATGGCGACAGGTCGGTTGCAGACAGCGGAGCACCTTCGGGGACTGGAGGGGAGTGTGTG GGTTGAGTTTGGGAAGCTTGCTACTGAGGCCAAGGCAATCAACCTGGGACAG GGTTTTCCGGACTTTGCCCCACCAAACCCTGTCACCGAGGCCCTCACTGACATCCTCAAGCCGAGCTCCAACCCGCTCATGAACCAGTACACACGATCTTAT GGCCATATACGGCTCGTGAATGCCATCGCAGCCCTGTACAGTAAATTCATGGGACGCGAGGTGGATCCCATGAATGGTGTGCTGGTGTCCGTTGGGGCCTATGGCTCTCTCTACTACGCCATCAACAGCCACTTCAATCCAGGAGATGAG TGCATCATCATCGAGCCGTTCTTTGACTGCTATGAGCCCATGGTGAGGATGGCCCGGGGAGTGCCACGGTTCATCCCTCTCAGACCG AAACATGACAAGGTGACTTCGACCAGAGATTTCTACCTGGACACTGACGAACTCAAGTCTCTGTTCAACAAGAAGACCAAGGCCATCATAGTCAACAATCCCAACAACCCACTTGGGAAG ATCTTCAGTAAAGAAGAGTTGACTGTCATCGCTGACCTGTGCAAGGAGCACGACGTCATGTGCATCAGTGATGAGGTCTACGAACACTTGGTCTACTCTGGCAATGAGTTCACGAGAATGG CCACCCTCCCTGGGATGTGGGACCGAACCATCACAGTGTGCAGTGCAGGAAAGATCTTCAGTGCTACAGGCTGGAAG CTTGGATGGAGCATAGGGCCCCCTCACCTGATCAAAAACTGCCAGACTCTTCATCAAAACTGTGTCTACACATGTCCGACACTCATTCAG GAGGCGGTTGCTAGGGGCCTTGAGCTGGAGTTCTCCAGGCTAGGCCAGCCAGACTGCTACTTCCTGGAGTTGCCGCGAGAGCTGGAAGAGAAGCGGGAGAAGATCTCCAAGCTCCTGAAGGAGTGCAGCCTGATCCCCATCATGCCGGAGGGGGGCTACTTCATGATGGCCAAATATGGGCATCTAG GCGTGGATGTGAGTGAGTTTGGAGATGGACCAGAGGACTACAAGTTTGTACGTTTTCTCACCAAGACTCAG GGAGTTgccaccatcccatgcagtgcaTTCTACAGCCAGGAACACAAGTCACTGGGAGAGCCCTACATCAGATTCTGCTTCATCAAG GATGACTGTACCATTGAGAAGGCTGCCGAGAAACTGAAGACTTTCAGCAATTCCTTGAAGGCTTGA